The sequence GTGGAGACCCTGGAGGGTGCGCTCGCCGCCACCGAGGCGACCGTCGACGCCCACCACGACGCCTCCTTCGACGCGATGACCCAGGTCGCCGTCGCCCCCTGCTCGCCGTTCTCCGTATCCACCGAACTCATGCGCCAGGGCGCCGAACTGGCCCGGCGCAAGGGTGTGCGACTGCACACCCACGGCTCGGAGACCGTGGAGGAGGAGAAGTTCTGCCACGAGCTGTTCGGCATGGGCCCGACCGACTACTTCGAGTCCACCGGCTGGCTCGGCGAGGACGTGTGGATGGCGCACTGCGTCCACATGAACGACTCCGACATCGCCGCCTTCGCCCGCACCGGCACCGGCGTCGCCCACTGCCCGTCCTCCAACGCCCGCCTCGCCGCCGGCATCGCCCGTGTCCCGGACATGCTCGCCGCAGGCGTCCCGGTCGGCCTCGGCGTCGACGGCACCGCGTCCAACGAGTCCGGCGAGCTGCACACCGAACTGCGCAACGCCCTCCTCATCAACCGCCTCGGCCCGCACCGCGAACGCGCCCTGAACGCCCGTCAGGCCCTTCGCCTGGGCACCTACGGCGGCGCCCAGGTCCTCGGCCGGGCCGCCCAGACCGGCTCTCTGGAGGCCGGCAAGCTCGCCGACCTGGTCCTCTGGAAGCTGGACACCCTCGCCCACGCCTCCATCGCCGACCCGGTCACCGCGCTCGTCTTCGGCGCCGCCGCCCCCGTCACCCTCTCGCTGGTGGACGGCAAGCCGGTCGTCGAGTCCGGCCGCCTGGTCACCGCGGACGAGGACGCCATCGCCCGCGCCACCCGCGACGAGGCCCGCCGCCTCGCGCAGATCGCCGCCGGGGCCTGACGGACCCGGCCCGGCGATCCCGA is a genomic window of Streptomyces sp. NBC_00708 containing:
- a CDS encoding 8-oxoguanine deaminase, coding for MAAPAAPDRVERIVIENCSIATVDVADTEYASGYVVVAGNRIESVGAGRAPEGLENVVRRIDGTGHLATPGLINTHHHFYQWITRGLATDHNLFNWLVALYPTWARIDEQMARAAAQGSLAMMALGGVTTAMDHHYVFPKGSGDLSGAIIGAARDMGVRFTLARGSMDRSEKDGGLPPDFAVETLEGALAATEATVDAHHDASFDAMTQVAVAPCSPFSVSTELMRQGAELARRKGVRLHTHGSETVEEEKFCHELFGMGPTDYFESTGWLGEDVWMAHCVHMNDSDIAAFARTGTGVAHCPSSNARLAAGIARVPDMLAAGVPVGLGVDGTASNESGELHTELRNALLINRLGPHRERALNARQALRLGTYGGAQVLGRAAQTGSLEAGKLADLVLWKLDTLAHASIADPVTALVFGAAAPVTLSLVDGKPVVESGRLVTADEDAIARATRDEARRLAQIAAGA